A genomic stretch from Sceloporus undulatus isolate JIND9_A2432 ecotype Alabama chromosome 5, SceUnd_v1.1, whole genome shotgun sequence includes:
- the LOC121931703 gene encoding protein SOGA3-like → MGESVSKQQRCVPSEEQRRRRRRRRGRPWTPSSRCFFRPSLGRKGSHGGGGGPIPPRRAKGGRGAGPPSRRPWRARTQPRGAPAPSLPCAWCVKSSLGGRRAGNGNSRQPRRERGRRSSSGGKRRTREEETRPATTTTAAEGGREGGSWARVPPKPEEEAAPVPASSAFPTARCGPGITWLLDKDDGDDDDDDDGGGGGEAKASKPVLRTHQRRKWKPCRNITHKEKLTSRSHTKVNYLLLTLSNLLGKCKTKNPQMQERHYSDGSRETSQIYHETTSHINWLRDPCPHGLKCESKAQVLSE, encoded by the exons ATGGGGGAGAGTGTGTCAAAACAACAACGTTGTGTCCCCTCAGAGGAGcagcgtcgtcgtcgtcgtcgtcgtcgtggCCGTCCCTGGACCCCAAGCAGCCGTTGTTTTTTCCGCCCCTCATTGGGAAGGAAGGggagccatggaggaggaggagggcccatcCCTCCCCGAAGGGCCAAAGGGGGCCGGGGAGCGGGGCCTCCGAGCCGCCGTCCCTGGAGGGCCCGGACCCAGCCGAGGGGAGCCCCGGCCCCTTCCTTACCTTGCGCCTGGTGTGTCAAAAGCAGCCTCGGAGGAAGGAGGGCTGGGAATGGAAACAGCCGGCAGCCAAGGAGGGAACGAGGGAGAAGGAGCTCTTCGGGAGGGAAGCGGAGGACGAGGGAGGAGGAGACACGGCCAGCGACGACGACGACggcggcggagggagggagggagggagggagctgggcCCGGGTTCCTCCGAAGcccgaggaggaggcagccccagtCCCCGCCTCAAGCGCCTTCCCTACGGCAAGATGCGGCCCTGGGATAACATGGCTTTTAGACAAagatgatggggatgatgatgatgatgatgatggaggaggaggaggggaggccaaG GCATCAAAGCCTGTCCTTAGAACTCACCAACGGAGGAAGTGGAAGCCATGCAGAAATATCACTCATAAGGAAAAGCTCACATCCAGAAGTCATACGAAAGTCAACTATCTGCTGCTTACACTATCAAACCTTCTAGGCAA GTGCAAAACAAAGAATCCACAGATGCAAGAGAGACATTATAGTGATGGGTCAAGAGAAACATCTCAAATCTACCATGAAACCACATCTCACATTAATTGGCTTCGTGATCCATGCCCTCATGGCTTAAAATGTGAATCCAAAGCACAAGTTCTTTCAGAATAA